From Mya arenaria isolate MELC-2E11 chromosome 1, ASM2691426v1, a single genomic window includes:
- the LOC128234205 gene encoding uncharacterized protein LOC128234205, producing the protein MASLADQLKAVQLKKSTEPIKDFSSARTAGFMKDEDIKAYEKSVLEVNTEHWIDLLKDETFPTELCPFLLEEAKVFLAVYERLYLNKDSDVIKNTDWKDTISDDERILLDVLENRLQNAMDVFTKDGFAFVKTSSRSAKDAPLVQNNFKQLYLSELDSYPESNRSENIKITCLLKAAFDALRVKTAGEVIDMFLRSERIYQDLLLAAVNQVSKYHEHFVIRKFVDIDVDMEFRGFVWKNELVALSQYNYAIYSERLASNKAMYGDMVKKYYDDKIKPKLTSTDFPENTIIDFAICENGKKLWVIEVNPYMETTDGALFSWQHEVPILQGAEGFVFRVTEKARPGARTILPQSVRALMES; encoded by the exons ATGGCAAGCCTCGCTGATCAGTTGAAGGCTGTTCAGCTAAAGAAGTCTACTGAACCGATCAAAGACTTCTCAAGTGCTAGAACTGCAGGATTTATGAAAGATGAAGACATTAAAG cTTATGAGAAATCAGTGTTGGAAGTGAATACAGAGCACTGGATTGACCTGTTGAAAGATGAAACATTCCCTACAGAGTTGTGCCCCTTTCTTCTTGAGGAAGCCAAGGTCTTTCTTGCAGTGTATGAGAG ATTGTACTTAAACAAAGACAGTGACGTGATCAAGAACACAGATTGGAAAGATACTATCTCCGATGACGAGAGGATACTTCTCGACGTTCTCGAAAACAGGCTGCAAAACGCAATGGATGTTTTCACAAAAGATGGATTCGCTTTTGTCAAAACATCCAGCAGGAGTGCTAAAGATGCACCACTAGTTCAGAACAATTTCAAACAACTGTACCTCTCTGAACTTGATTCATATCCCGAATCTAATCGAtcagaaaatatcaaaatcacgTGCTTGCTCAAAGCAGCTTTTGATGCTCTGAGAGTAAAAACTGCAGGAGAGGTCATTGATATGTTTCTCCGAAGTGAGAGAATATATCAGGATCTTTTGCTGGCTGCCGTTAATCAAGTCAGCAAATACCACGAACATTTCGTCATTCGAAAATTTGTTGACATAGATGTGGACATGGAATTTAGAGGATTTGTTTGGAAGAACGAGCTTGTGGCCTTGTCACAGTACAACTATGCAATATACTCAGAAAGACTCGCGAGCAACAAGGCAATGTATGGGGATATGGTGAAGAAATACTACGATGACAAAATCAAACCAAAGCTCACAAGCACAGACTTCCCCGAAAACACCATTATTGACTTTGCAATATGCGAAAATG GCAAGAAACTGTGGGTGATTGAGGTCAATCCGTACATGGAGACCACGGACGGAGCTCTTTTCAGCTGGCAACACGAGGTACCCATACTTCAAGGGGCAGAGGGCTTTGTCTTCCGGGTCACCGAGAAAGCCCGCCCAGGGGCACGGACCATCCTACCTCAGAGTGTTCGGGCTCTTATGGaatcataa
- the LOC128233598 gene encoding uncharacterized protein LOC128233598: protein MSLTKQECEDFWSKADKNGDGQLTIQELDKALRSILPPGKGPSSKDVVYMFSAVDKDGDKSVTKKEFFDEMEKPPRRETLEETFKKYDKDNSGSLKRDEIEAVVRDSGAFKGGNVKEITDDIMKEADTSGDGAVDLQEFLKIVS from the exons ATGTCTCTTACCAAGCAAGAGTGCGAGGACTTTTGGTCCAAGGCGGACAAGAACGGGGACGGGCAATTGACCATACAGGAACTTGACAAGGCCCTGAGGAGCATCCTCCCGCCTGGAAAGGGACCCAGCAGTAAGGACGTCGTG TACATGTTTTCGGCTGTAGATAAGGACGGAGATAAATCCGTCACCAAAAAGGAGTTTTTTGATGAGATGGAGAAACCCCCAAGAAG GGAGACGTTAGAGGAAACTTTCAAGAAGTACGACAAGGATAATAGCGGAAGCTTAAAACGTGACGAGATCGAGGCCGTTGTGAGGGATTCCGGAGCCTTCAAGGGGGGTAACGTGAAGGAAATAACGGATGACATCATGAAAGAAGCCGACACAAGCGGAGATGGAGCTGTCGATTTGCAGGAGTTCTTGAAAATCGTCAGTTAG